One segment of Acidovorax sp. DW039 DNA contains the following:
- the dapE gene encoding succinyl-diaminopimelate desuccinylase, with protein MTRTLQLAEQLISRPSITPLDEGCLELLAERLQPLGFHCERLDSGPADFRVSNLWAKRPAAHTHPAQGAIKTVVFAGHTDVVPTGPLAQWSSDPFVPTHKDGKLYGRGASDMKTSIAAFVVAVEEFLASSPDSPLNIAFLLTSDEEGPSVDGTKVVVEQLKARGEGLDYCIVGEPTSVERTGDMIKNGRRGTLSGRLTVRGIQGHIAYPQLARNPIHQAMPALAELAATRWDEGNAFFPPTSWQVSNIHGGTGATNIIPGEVVVDFNFRFSTESTAEGLQQRVHAVLDRHGLEYDLRWTLGGQPFLTTPGELVTAVQQAIQAETGLTTELSTTGGTSDGRFIAQICPQVIELGPPNATIHKIDEHVVVADIEPLKNIYRKTLENLHQQAMQRLAVQA; from the coding sequence ATGACCCGTACCCTGCAACTGGCTGAACAGCTGATTTCCCGTCCTTCCATCACCCCACTGGATGAAGGCTGCCTTGAACTTCTGGCGGAGCGCCTTCAACCCCTGGGTTTCCACTGTGAGCGACTGGACAGCGGACCGGCTGACTTCAGGGTCAGCAACCTGTGGGCAAAAAGGCCTGCAGCGCATACCCATCCGGCGCAAGGCGCTATCAAAACAGTAGTATTTGCAGGGCATACCGATGTGGTGCCCACCGGTCCTCTGGCGCAGTGGAGCAGCGACCCCTTTGTGCCTACGCACAAAGACGGCAAGCTGTATGGCCGGGGCGCGAGCGACATGAAGACCTCCATCGCTGCTTTTGTGGTGGCGGTTGAGGAGTTTCTGGCCAGCTCCCCAGACAGCCCTCTGAACATCGCTTTTCTTCTGACCAGCGACGAGGAAGGCCCCTCGGTCGACGGCACGAAGGTGGTGGTGGAGCAGCTCAAGGCGCGCGGCGAGGGGCTTGATTACTGCATCGTCGGCGAACCCACATCGGTCGAGCGCACGGGCGACATGATCAAGAATGGCCGCCGCGGCACACTCAGCGGCAGGCTCACCGTGCGGGGTATCCAGGGGCATATTGCCTACCCCCAGCTTGCACGCAACCCCATCCACCAGGCCATGCCCGCATTGGCCGAACTCGCGGCCACCCGCTGGGACGAAGGCAACGCCTTTTTCCCGCCCACCAGCTGGCAGGTGAGCAATATCCACGGCGGCACGGGTGCCACCAACATCATTCCCGGCGAAGTGGTGGTGGACTTCAACTTCCGCTTTTCCACCGAATCCACGGCTGAGGGCCTGCAACAGCGCGTCCATGCCGTGCTGGACCGCCACGGACTGGAATACGACCTGCGCTGGACGCTGGGCGGGCAACCCTTTTTGACCACTCCTGGCGAGTTGGTTACTGCGGTGCAGCAGGCCATCCAGGCAGAAACTGGCTTGACGACTGAACTCTCCACCACGGGCGGCACCAGCGACGGGCGCTTCATCGCGCAAATCTGCCCCCAGGTGATCGAGCTGGGCCCGCCCAACGCCACCATCCACAAGATTGACGAGCATGTGGTGGTCGCTGACATCGAGCCGCTGAAGAACATCTACCGCAAGACCCTGGAAAACCTGCACCAGCAGGCCATGCAACGCCTGGCGGTGCAGGCATGA
- the prmB gene encoding 50S ribosomal protein L3 N(5)-glutamine methyltransferase, translating to MTQPLPPHQQPALSAAASADLLAALDASSLAALIATAAQLLDSAGLAFGHGTTNAQDEASWLVLWRLGLPLDTDVSDASDPAASRSISPEEKTAVAALLHDRIHTRKPAAYLTREAWLQGVPFYVDERAIVPRSFIAELLADGSIDDFLGEHTRRVLDLCTGNGSLAVLAALTYPEIEVTGADISTDALAVARINVDKHGLADRVALQVSDGMAALPGPWDLILCNPPYVNADSMARLPAEYLAEPELALAGGTDGMDFVRRLFADAPARMSEHAVLVLEIGNERGFFEAAFPALPVFWLETSAGEDQVLLVTRDALLRLG from the coding sequence ATGACGCAGCCTTTGCCCCCACACCAGCAGCCCGCCCTCTCCGCGGCAGCCTCCGCAGATCTGCTGGCAGCGCTGGACGCGTCCTCGCTGGCAGCGCTGATTGCCACAGCCGCCCAGCTGCTGGACTCCGCAGGCTTAGCGTTTGGGCACGGCACCACCAACGCGCAGGACGAAGCCTCCTGGCTGGTGCTGTGGCGACTCGGTCTGCCTCTGGACACGGATGTGTCTGACGCGTCCGACCCAGCAGCCAGCCGGAGCATTTCTCCAGAAGAAAAGACCGCAGTGGCAGCGCTGCTGCACGACCGCATCCACACCCGCAAGCCTGCCGCGTACCTGACCCGCGAAGCCTGGCTGCAAGGCGTGCCGTTCTACGTGGACGAGCGGGCCATCGTGCCCCGCAGCTTCATCGCCGAACTGCTGGCTGACGGCAGCATTGATGACTTTCTGGGAGAACACACTCGCCGCGTGCTGGACCTATGCACCGGCAACGGCAGCTTGGCTGTGCTGGCGGCGCTGACGTACCCAGAGATCGAAGTCACGGGGGCCGATATCTCCACAGATGCCCTGGCTGTGGCCCGCATCAACGTAGACAAACACGGCCTGGCGGACCGCGTTGCACTGCAGGTGTCTGACGGTATGGCCGCGTTGCCCGGCCCCTGGGACCTGATTCTGTGCAACCCGCCCTATGTCAACGCAGACAGCATGGCCCGTTTGCCTGCGGAATACCTGGCTGAACCCGAACTGGCGCTGGCCGGGGGCACAGATGGCATGGATTTCGTCCGCCGCCTGTTTGCAGATGCGCCCGCCCGTATGAGCGAACACGCCGTGTTGGTGCTGGAGATCGGCAACGAGCGTGGGTTTTTCGAAGCGGCCTTCCCTGCCCTGCCGGTGTTCTGGCTGGAAACCAGCGCAGGAGAAGACCAGGTACTGCTCGTGACCCGGGACGCCCTGCTGCGCCTGGGCTGA